The following are encoded in a window of uncultured Ilyobacter sp. genomic DNA:
- a CDS encoding HD domain-containing protein, which yields MPVISVIEISPTSVEMIICEKSKDNIKVLENVNEELNIFLDSEKNNYISYEKGKKLCNILNRMKSLSKDYGVKDILTVTTSSVNSVKNLLFILDQIKIKVGLEVTVLTSFEKKKLLFKKFLIKKNEIIPPKKNTLLLNIGSATTDFFVINGKKLMINEFISTGGYKFAEIINNYELTPKESTNFIQEYIENYLNEIKKEVGRKKIDSLILLGESENIFTKTKGMFSNLSYEKLEKTMEDLSEESFKNITQKYSLTPLQSITTFARLSLLKYIAYYFEIPTVKIFYYDTKYLMAYEHFFPKEKENMEKELWELTVQAVIDKASKFTFDKNHSTFVQKVSKDFFDALKPLHNMLEMEKRHLELAAFLHDIGKYINFSSHQNHSQYIITNSFIPGLTEKDLEVVGLLCYFHNIAFSKYSENIDNITGKSQMDIMKLAAILKVSVALDRSKRQKVKNIKFELKDHEIIIDVTTQEDYRIETIFFDHQKTFFRDVFGINPVLKVNRRLYGD from the coding sequence ATGCCTGTTATTTCAGTCATTGAAATATCCCCCACATCTGTGGAAATGATCATTTGTGAAAAATCAAAAGACAACATTAAAGTCCTAGAAAACGTAAATGAAGAACTCAATATTTTTTTAGATTCAGAAAAAAACAACTATATTTCCTATGAAAAAGGAAAGAAACTCTGTAATATCCTCAATAGGATGAAATCCCTTTCCAAAGATTATGGTGTCAAAGATATTCTCACAGTAACTACCAGCAGCGTCAATTCAGTAAAAAATCTTCTTTTTATTTTAGATCAAATTAAGATAAAAGTAGGTTTAGAAGTAACAGTTTTGACCAGCTTTGAGAAGAAAAAACTTCTTTTTAAAAAATTCCTCATTAAAAAAAATGAGATAATTCCTCCCAAAAAAAACACTTTATTACTAAATATTGGGTCTGCCACCACTGACTTTTTTGTCATCAACGGAAAAAAACTTATGATAAATGAATTTATCTCAACAGGAGGCTACAAGTTCGCAGAAATCATAAACAATTACGAACTTACCCCAAAAGAAAGTACGAATTTTATTCAGGAATACATAGAAAATTACCTTAATGAGATAAAAAAAGAGGTCGGAAGAAAAAAAATAGACAGCCTTATTTTATTAGGTGAGTCTGAAAATATTTTTACAAAAACAAAGGGGATGTTTTCAAATTTATCCTATGAAAAACTTGAAAAAACAATGGAAGACTTAAGTGAAGAATCATTTAAAAATATTACACAAAAATATTCACTAACTCCACTTCAGTCCATAACTACATTTGCTAGGCTCTCACTTCTAAAGTATATTGCATATTATTTTGAGATCCCCACAGTCAAAATATTTTATTATGATACAAAATACCTCATGGCCTACGAGCATTTTTTCCCAAAAGAAAAAGAAAATATGGAAAAGGAGCTTTGGGAACTTACAGTTCAGGCGGTAATCGATAAAGCAAGTAAATTCACTTTTGATAAAAATCACTCTACTTTTGTCCAAAAAGTTTCAAAAGATTTTTTTGATGCTCTGAAACCCTTGCACAATATGCTTGAAATGGAAAAAAGGCACCTTGAACTGGCTGCCTTTCTTCATGACATTGGAAAGTATATCAATTTTAGTTCACATCAAAACCACTCACAGTATATAATTACAAACTCTTTTATACCAGGACTCACAGAGAAGGACCTCGAGGTTGTAGGACTCCTCTGTTATTTTCACAACATCGCTTTTTCCAAATATTCTGAAAATATAGACAATATCACCGGAAAAAGCCAGATGGATATCATGAAGCTCGCTGCAATATTAAAAGTCTCTGTGGCCTTAGACAGAAGTAAGAGACAAAAAGTAAAAAATATAAAATTTGAATTAAAAGATCATGAAATAATCATAGATGTGACCACTCAAGAAGATTACCGTATAGAAACTATTTTTTTTGATCACCAGAAGACATTTTTTAGAGATGTTTTCGGCATAAATCCAGTGCTTAAAGTAAACAGGAGGCTTTATGGAGACTAA
- a CDS encoding BCCT family transporter, protein MKKLKHPKFETDKFKDKTKLLHARNISSYGFDFHPEVSIISGIFVLIFIGLTLKDPVATHGILTNIQNKITDNFNWFFILSTNLFLIFPIYLMFSKFGEITLGGPEAKPEFSNFAWYSMLLSAGMGIGLMFWSVGEPLYHASSVLPMTGTTSTEEALGVTFYHWGFHPWGVYCLIALSLAFFAYNRGLPLSLRSVFYPILKDKVFGWMGDVIDIAAVISCLFGLATSLGFGAQQINAGLNYLFGVPQSTKIQVLIIIIITFIATLSVISGIGKGVRILSELNMKTAAIFLLLMLILGPTLFILRSFNNGVGFYLNNFISISLFSENGNAWQGSWTIFYWAWWISWSPFVGMFIARVSKGRSVREFVTAILIVPTILSFIWMSTFGATAIFQNAETGGMLLEAVKQDVSTALFAMIQGLDISGVLKSTFSILGTFLVISFFVTSSDSGSLVVDNLTSGGKLDSPVPQRVFWAVMEGAIAVALLIAGGSDALSALQTGVIISGFPFTIILLIMMYSLHVGLRTDLNKLKKYREDKWAIKFFNEKIHGEFEKDAKIKERMNK, encoded by the coding sequence ATGAAAAAATTAAAACATCCAAAGTTTGAAACAGATAAGTTTAAAGATAAAACCAAACTTCTTCATGCAAGAAACATTAGTAGCTATGGTTTTGATTTCCATCCTGAGGTCTCTATAATTTCAGGTATATTTGTTCTGATATTCATAGGATTGACATTGAAGGATCCTGTAGCAACACATGGAATTCTTACCAATATCCAGAATAAAATCACTGACAATTTCAACTGGTTCTTTATATTGAGTACCAATTTATTTTTAATATTTCCGATATATCTAATGTTTAGTAAATTTGGAGAGATAACATTGGGGGGACCAGAAGCAAAACCTGAATTTTCTAACTTTGCATGGTATTCTATGCTTTTAAGTGCCGGTATGGGAATAGGACTCATGTTTTGGAGTGTAGGAGAACCTCTATATCATGCTAGTAGTGTCCTTCCTATGACAGGAACAACATCTACGGAGGAGGCTCTAGGGGTTACCTTTTACCACTGGGGATTTCATCCATGGGGTGTTTATTGTCTTATAGCTTTATCTCTAGCTTTCTTTGCTTACAACAGGGGATTGCCACTTTCTCTCAGATCAGTTTTTTATCCAATTCTTAAAGACAAGGTTTTTGGATGGATGGGTGATGTTATAGATATAGCAGCAGTAATTTCTTGTTTATTCGGTTTGGCTACATCCCTTGGGTTTGGCGCACAGCAAATAAATGCAGGATTAAACTATCTTTTCGGGGTGCCTCAAAGCACTAAAATTCAAGTCTTGATAATAATTATAATAACTTTTATTGCAACATTATCAGTTATATCTGGAATAGGAAAAGGAGTAAGGATTCTCTCGGAATTAAATATGAAAACAGCAGCCATATTCCTACTGTTGATGCTTATTTTAGGTCCGACATTATTTATATTAAGATCATTTAATAATGGAGTAGGATTTTATCTGAATAACTTTATATCGATTAGTCTTTTCAGTGAAAATGGAAATGCTTGGCAGGGGTCTTGGACTATATTCTATTGGGCTTGGTGGATATCATGGTCCCCATTTGTAGGAATGTTTATAGCTAGAGTTTCCAAAGGAAGAAGTGTGAGAGAGTTTGTTACAGCTATTCTTATAGTACCAACTATTCTTAGTTTTATATGGATGTCGACATTTGGAGCTACTGCTATTTTCCAAAATGCAGAAACAGGAGGGATGCTGTTAGAAGCTGTAAAACAAGACGTTTCAACTGCACTATTTGCCATGATACAGGGACTCGACATTTCTGGAGTTTTAAAGAGTACTTTTTCTATTTTAGGAACATTTTTAGTAATATCCTTTTTTGTAACTTCATCTGATTCAGGATCTCTTGTGGTTGATAATCTCACATCTGGAGGTAAGTTGGATTCACCAGTTCCACAAAGAGTTTTCTGGGCAGTTATGGAGGGTGCTATTGCAGTAGCTCTTCTTATTGCAGGAGGAAGTGATGCTTTGAGTGCTCTTCAGACAGGAGTAATAATTTCTGGATTTCCCTTTACAATTATCTTATTGATTATGATGTACAGCCTACATGTTGGGTTGAGAACGGATCTAAATAAGCTTAAAAAATACAGAGAAGATAAGTGGGCTATTAAATTTTTCAATGAAAAAATTCATGGGGAATTTGAAAAAGATGCCAAAATAAAAGAAAGAATGAATAAATAA
- a CDS encoding phosphate ABC transporter substrate-binding protein, with protein MLKKVLLGLSLLLIVACGKGKSESEVVQITGSDTCLNVTQQIAESYMEGHKDARIAVTGGGSGVGIAAAINGSTDIAMASRGAKSSELEKAAENGRKLEEVVFGWDGIGVIVNKENPVSELSKEAIGKIFSGEITNWKEVGGADAPIVLLSRDSSSGTHSYFKEDVVRGGDKNSAKEYAETALFLPSNSAIVQEAVNNVNAIGYIGMGYLDETTKALAVDGVKPSVANVSSKAYPIARELFWYVPAERSQVISNVVEFALSPEGQAIVAKEGFVPAK; from the coding sequence ATGTTGAAAAAGGTACTTTTAGGTTTATCACTATTATTAATAGTGGCGTGTGGAAAGGGAAAAAGTGAATCTGAGGTAGTTCAGATAACTGGTTCGGATACTTGCCTTAATGTAACTCAGCAAATAGCAGAGTCTTACATGGAAGGGCATAAAGATGCGAGAATAGCAGTAACTGGCGGAGGATCTGGAGTGGGGATTGCAGCTGCAATCAACGGAAGCACAGATATAGCTATGGCATCAAGAGGAGCTAAGTCGTCTGAATTAGAAAAAGCAGCAGAAAACGGAAGAAAACTAGAGGAAGTTGTATTCGGATGGGATGGAATCGGAGTTATCGTAAACAAGGAAAATCCAGTTAGCGAACTTTCTAAAGAGGCTATCGGAAAGATATTTTCAGGAGAGATCACAAACTGGAAGGAAGTAGGAGGAGCAGATGCACCGATAGTACTTCTTTCAAGAGATTCATCGTCTGGAACTCACTCATACTTCAAGGAAGATGTAGTAAGAGGCGGAGACAAGAACTCTGCTAAAGAGTATGCAGAGACAGCATTATTCTTACCTTCGAACTCGGCAATTGTTCAAGAGGCAGTGAACAACGTAAATGCAATAGGTTATATAGGAATGGGTTACTTAGATGAGACTACTAAGGCATTAGCAGTAGACGGAGTTAAGCCTTCAGTTGCTAACGTATCAAGCAAAGCTTATCCAATTGCAAGAGAACTATTCTGGTATGTTCCAGCTGAAAGATCACAGGTTATATCAAATGTAGTTGAGTTTGCACTTTCACCAGAAGGACAGGCTATCGTAGCAAAAGAAGGATTTGTACCTGCAAAATAA
- the pstC gene encoding phosphate ABC transporter permease subunit PstC, translated as MNIRKIKDVLMKHTIFGVAVFNIIIVFSIFFFVFTNGIKFFGEGSIIDFFLGRTWIPLSDLYGFLPLLVGSFWVSSIALGISIPLSLFAAIYISEYASKKTREVFKVLIETMAALPSVVLGYIGLYVFSEFIRDFFGLDSGLTALNGGILLALMAIPTMVSIADDAIRALDKSYKEASLAMGANKLETIVKVLLPAAFPGIFAGIMLGFGRIIGETMTVLMVTGNAPILNSGPLTAVRTLTATIAAEMGEVTIGDKHYYSLFTIGIVLFVISFLTNTIADHFIHKSRKNAG; from the coding sequence ATGAATATTAGAAAAATTAAAGATGTCTTAATGAAACATACGATCTTTGGTGTCGCAGTGTTTAATATTATTATAGTATTTTCAATATTTTTCTTTGTTTTTACAAATGGAATAAAGTTTTTTGGTGAGGGAAGCATCATAGATTTCTTTTTGGGGAGGACATGGATACCTCTATCTGATTTATACGGCTTTCTGCCACTTTTGGTCGGGAGTTTTTGGGTAAGCTCAATAGCCCTTGGAATATCCATACCGCTGAGCTTATTTGCAGCGATATATATATCGGAATATGCAAGTAAAAAGACCAGAGAAGTTTTCAAGGTGCTTATAGAGACAATGGCAGCCCTTCCATCGGTAGTACTTGGATATATAGGACTGTACGTGTTTTCAGAGTTTATAAGAGATTTTTTTGGGCTAGATTCTGGACTCACTGCTTTGAATGGGGGAATATTGCTGGCACTGATGGCAATACCTACAATGGTAAGTATAGCAGATGACGCTATCAGGGCACTGGATAAATCATATAAGGAAGCTTCTCTTGCCATGGGAGCGAACAAACTTGAGACGATAGTAAAGGTACTTCTTCCGGCTGCATTTCCTGGTATCTTTGCGGGAATAATGCTTGGATTTGGAAGGATCATAGGAGAAACTATGACGGTGCTGATGGTAACTGGAAATGCTCCGATTTTAAATTCTGGACCGCTTACTGCAGTAAGAACCTTGACTGCAACAATAGCAGCAGAGATGGGCGAGGTAACGATAGGGGACAAACATTATTATTCACTGTTTACAATAGGAATAGTTTTATTTGTAATAAGTTTCTTGACAAATACTATCGCAGATCACTTTATTCATAAATCTAGAAAGAATGCAGGATAA
- the pstA gene encoding phosphate ABC transporter permease PstA: MSILKGRGKKIIETTIKVVGVCSILPVLGIFSYIIYKGLPAITWSFITEGPRSGMREGGIFPVIVGSILLTLGTIVASVPFGILTGIYLVEYSRDNWLRRIINLTIVNLAGIPSIIYGLFGMAFFVIALGMGRSLIAGCLTLGIMSLPVIITATREALLAIPRSLREASLAIGATQWETTWKIVLPAALPGILTGIILSVSRATGETAPIMFTAAAFYLPFLPESLGDQVMALPYHLYVISTQVPNMPEANMMGTLFVLVFITVGFNLLGAFVRNKFRKFR; the protein is encoded by the coding sequence ATGAGTATATTGAAAGGTAGAGGAAAAAAAATAATAGAAACAACAATTAAAGTAGTAGGAGTTTGTTCGATACTTCCAGTATTGGGTATATTTTCCTATATCATTTATAAAGGATTGCCGGCTATAACATGGTCGTTTATTACAGAGGGACCAAGAAGTGGTATGAGAGAGGGTGGAATATTTCCTGTAATAGTGGGAAGTATACTTCTGACACTAGGAACCATAGTAGCATCGGTTCCATTTGGAATACTTACTGGGATATACCTGGTAGAATACTCTAGAGATAACTGGTTGAGAAGAATAATTAATCTGACCATAGTAAATCTTGCAGGAATACCAAGTATCATCTACGGTTTATTTGGAATGGCCTTTTTTGTAATAGCCCTTGGAATGGGAAGATCTTTAATAGCAGGTTGTCTTACTCTAGGGATAATGAGTCTTCCGGTGATAATCACAGCAACCAGAGAAGCCCTGCTGGCAATACCGAGGAGTCTCAGAGAAGCATCTCTTGCGATAGGGGCCACTCAGTGGGAAACTACATGGAAGATAGTTTTACCTGCAGCCCTTCCGGGAATTCTTACTGGAATAATACTGAGTGTCTCAAGAGCTACAGGGGAAACAGCTCCTATCATGTTTACAGCAGCGGCCTTTTACCTGCCATTTTTGCCTGAATCCTTGGGCGATCAAGTAATGGCACTGCCATACCACCTCTATGTGATATCCACTCAGGTGCCTAATATGCCAGAGGCAAATATGATGGGGACACTGTTTGTGCTGGTATTTATAACAGTAGGCTTCAATCTCTTAGGAGCATTTGTAAGAAATAAATTCAGAAAATTTAGATAG
- the pstB gene encoding phosphate ABC transporter ATP-binding protein PstB — MENNLRLSVKNFNFYYGSFQALNNINMNVEKNKVTALIGPSGCGKSTFLRSINRMNDLIDISKYEGVITLDDEDIFDKGYDIVKLRKKVGMVFQKPNPFPKTIYENIVYGPRLHGEKDKKKLDEIVESSLKAVALWDEVKDKLHQSALGLSGGQQQRLCIARAVAVEPEILLMDEPTSALDPISTLKIEKLIRELAKDYTIIIVTHNMQQAARVSEYTGFFYHGVLEEFGTTEKIFTNPVNKSTEDYITGKFG, encoded by the coding sequence ATGGAAAATAATTTAAGATTGAGTGTTAAAAATTTTAATTTCTACTATGGGAGCTTTCAAGCATTAAATAATATAAATATGAATGTAGAAAAAAATAAGGTAACGGCGCTAATTGGACCCTCTGGTTGTGGAAAGTCAACATTTTTAAGGTCTATAAACAGAATGAATGATCTTATAGATATTTCAAAGTATGAGGGTGTTATCACACTTGACGATGAGGATATTTTCGATAAAGGTTATGATATTGTTAAATTGAGAAAAAAAGTCGGGATGGTTTTTCAAAAACCAAATCCATTTCCTAAAACAATATATGAAAATATAGTCTATGGACCTAGGCTTCATGGTGAAAAAGACAAGAAAAAGCTGGATGAAATAGTAGAAAGCAGTTTAAAGGCTGTAGCTCTTTGGGACGAGGTAAAGGACAAACTTCATCAGTCGGCACTAGGGCTGTCTGGAGGACAGCAGCAGAGACTTTGCATAGCAAGGGCTGTGGCTGTAGAACCTGAGATACTTCTTATGGATGAACCTACCTCAGCTCTAGATCCTATATCTACACTGAAAATAGAAAAATTGATAAGAGAACTGGCAAAGGATTATACAATAATAATAGTAACTCACAATATGCAGCAAGCAGCAAGGGTTTCAGAATATACAGGATTTTTCTATCATGGAGTATTAGAAGAGTTTGGAACGACTGAAAAAATTTTTACAAATCCAGTCAACAAAAGTACGGAAGACTACATTACAGGCAAGTTTGGTTAA
- the ppk1 gene encoding polyphosphate kinase 1: METNYDYHHFYNRELSWLEFNQRVLEESSDPINPLLERLKFLGITSSNLDEFFMVRVAGLIAQYEEGLVKKDISGLTPEKQLEAINKRVQKFVKDQYISYKEIISLMDKKRYLRIKKYSELDKKQKIYVDKFYEETLFPILTPMGIDISRPFPHILSGSLNIVVHIQRGEEKHMSIVQVPKVVKRIMELPCKTGKEFILIEEIIESNLKNLFSGCNILDTGFFRITRNADMIIDEDEADDLLIEIEKELQKRKWGDPVRIEYDKNIPKNSLEFLSKNLKVQFSNFYEIDGPLDLTFIFELMGHDGFKDIKYEKHTPKRYAKLEKGAIYETLKKEDVILSHPYDSFDHISDLIEAAATDKNVLAIKQTLYRVSGDSPIIISLIKAAKANKQVTVMVELKARFDEERNIKWAKELEKSGCHVIYGIKGLKTHAKCLLIVRRESSGIKRYLHLGTGNYNNSTAKLYTDLSLLTTNEELCTDVSNLFNILTGFSENNKWKRLITAPKDMRNEFYRLIDREIHYASNGKKGKIIVKVNSLVDDRIIKKLYDASRAGVEIILIVRGACCLKTGIKDISENIKVFSLVGRYLEHTRIYHFENSGNPELYLSSADWMTRNLDRRIETLFPVTKSGPYKKVMETIDSILKDNVKLRQLDENGSYFKVKNDKKTFSSQEYLFGKKQ; the protein is encoded by the coding sequence ATGGAGACTAATTATGACTATCATCATTTTTATAACAGAGAGCTTAGCTGGCTAGAGTTCAATCAGAGAGTTTTAGAGGAGTCATCAGATCCTATAAATCCACTTTTGGAAAGACTAAAATTTTTGGGCATAACTTCTTCAAATCTAGACGAATTTTTTATGGTCAGAGTGGCAGGGCTTATAGCTCAGTATGAGGAGGGACTTGTAAAAAAAGATATCTCCGGTTTAACTCCTGAAAAACAGTTAGAAGCTATCAATAAAAGAGTTCAAAAATTTGTCAAGGATCAATATATATCCTACAAAGAAATAATCTCCCTCATGGATAAAAAAAGATACCTCAGAATAAAAAAATATTCCGAACTGGATAAAAAACAAAAGATCTATGTCGATAAATTTTATGAGGAAACACTTTTCCCTATTCTGACTCCTATGGGAATTGATATCTCGCGACCCTTCCCACATATTTTGTCAGGCTCATTAAACATTGTGGTTCATATTCAGCGTGGCGAGGAAAAACATATGTCCATTGTACAGGTTCCAAAAGTTGTAAAGAGAATAATGGAGCTTCCGTGTAAAACTGGAAAGGAATTTATTTTAATTGAGGAGATTATAGAGTCCAACTTAAAAAATCTTTTCTCTGGATGTAATATTTTGGATACCGGTTTTTTTAGAATAACAAGAAATGCAGATATGATAATTGATGAGGATGAAGCAGATGACTTGCTTATCGAGATAGAAAAAGAGCTTCAAAAAAGAAAATGGGGGGACCCTGTCAGAATTGAATACGACAAAAATATTCCGAAGAACTCCCTTGAGTTTCTCTCAAAAAACCTAAAAGTGCAGTTTTCTAATTTTTATGAAATAGACGGCCCCCTTGACCTGACTTTTATCTTTGAACTTATGGGACATGATGGATTTAAAGATATAAAATACGAAAAACATACTCCAAAAAGGTATGCTAAGCTTGAAAAAGGTGCTATATACGAAACTCTAAAAAAAGAGGACGTTATACTTTCCCATCCTTATGATTCTTTTGATCACATATCTGATCTTATAGAGGCTGCTGCCACAGATAAAAATGTCCTGGCTATAAAACAGACACTGTATAGAGTGAGTGGTGATTCCCCGATAATAATTTCACTTATAAAAGCCGCAAAAGCCAATAAGCAGGTCACTGTGATGGTAGAACTGAAAGCCCGATTTGACGAAGAGAGAAATATAAAATGGGCAAAAGAACTAGAAAAATCTGGATGTCACGTTATTTACGGTATAAAGGGATTAAAAACTCATGCCAAATGTCTTCTTATAGTTAGAAGGGAGTCTTCAGGTATAAAAAGATATCTTCATTTAGGAACCGGTAATTATAATAATTCAACGGCAAAACTATATACAGATCTTTCCCTTCTTACCACAAATGAAGAACTATGTACCGATGTAAGCAACCTTTTCAACATCCTTACAGGATTTTCAGAAAACAATAAATGGAAAAGGCTTATAACAGCTCCTAAGGATATGCGAAATGAATTTTACAGATTGATCGATCGAGAGATTCACTATGCATCTAACGGTAAAAAAGGAAAAATTATAGTAAAAGTAAACTCTCTTGTTGATGACAGGATTATTAAAAAACTTTATGATGCATCTAGAGCCGGTGTAGAGATCATCCTAATCGTAAGAGGTGCTTGCTGCTTAAAAACAGGTATAAAAGATATTAGCGAGAATATCAAAGTCTTTAGCCTTGTTGGGAGGTATTTAGAGCATACTCGTATTTACCATTTTGAAAATAGCGGTAACCCGGAACTCTATCTTTCCAGTGCTGACTGGATGACCAGAAATCTCGACCGAAGAATAGAAACTCTTTTTCCTGTTACAAAGTCCGGTCCTTATAAAAAAGTTATGGAAACCATCGATTCAATCTTAAAAGACAATGTAAAGTTGAGACAGCTAGATGAAAATGGCTCTTATTTTAAAGTTAAAAATGATAAAAAGACTTTTTCTTCTCAGGAATATCTTTTTGGGAAAAAACAATAA
- a CDS encoding IS3 family transposase, with amino-acid sequence MDLFSRRIISYDIGKRMTSELVIDTLTRAFLLEDPKEELIIHSDQGSQYSSKEYSDLVKKLGLVQSMSRLGNCYDNAVIESFHASLKKEMVYVEGLVTKRYMKAMVFDYMEFYNKEGRHSFLGNVSPVEFEKLHKKLVLG; translated from the coding sequence ATGGATCTTTTTTCTAGAAGAATTATATCCTACGATATAGGCAAGCGCATGACTAGTGAGTTAGTAATAGATACTTTAACAAGGGCATTTTTACTGGAAGACCCAAAGGAAGAGCTGATAATTCATAGTGATCAAGGATCGCAATATTCAAGCAAGGAGTACTCTGACCTTGTAAAGAAGCTAGGGTTAGTCCAATCTATGAGTAGACTTGGAAATTGTTATGATAATGCAGTGATAGAATCTTTTCATGCTTCTTTGAAGAAAGAGATGGTTTATGTGGAAGGTTTAGTAACTAAGAGGTATATGAAGGCAATGGTATTTGATTACATGGAATTTTACAATAAAGAGGGAAGACACAGCTTCTTAGGAAATGTCTCCCCTGTTGAATTTGAAAAACTACATAAAAAATTGGTGTTAGGTTGA
- a CDS encoding CHAD domain-containing protein, translating into MYKFEVFYHEIKKRARILEENLEKLSLTNDPETVHRCRVSIRRIRGVLRIFNCPRELEATIKAIADMLGPLRDIEVQIEFLMSRVDRNSSLRKMLDEFLYKREMLKMDFVKSIPEFSKKEFLFNVKSVLKNKEVYKYRIYCNLYKKIQGIIITHPVNINSKELHELRIKLKKIRYILEALSVENKEYRDFIPFLKKYQDCLGEIHDIDVWLDILSEKMSEFGNLRSFFRKRRHQKIIEFREALHEIPYLLGKILGVAASDVAVEFENSQYIKSMGYSQEAKLSMAEKLAVGLSPDPEHIKRISEKSIKIFNEVKEVMDLNEKDIFFLKAGALLHDIGYSISDKKHNYHSYEIISTSRYLPFSLEERIVISMIAKNHRGKFGLVNELDGSLPPKEVSRIIKLSGIVKAADGMEFESLEYVKDFEIKVCDGELVFELGDISTALTNRFSKKCALLKEAFKKDFAKIKIM; encoded by the coding sequence ATGTATAAATTTGAAGTTTTTTATCATGAGATAAAAAAGAGAGCGAGAATACTAGAGGAGAATCTCGAAAAACTCTCCCTAACCAATGATCCAGAAACAGTCCATCGGTGCAGAGTGAGTATTCGGAGAATAAGAGGTGTGTTAAGGATTTTCAACTGTCCTAGAGAATTAGAGGCAACTATAAAGGCGATAGCTGATATGCTAGGTCCTCTTAGGGATATAGAGGTTCAGATAGAATTTCTCATGAGTAGAGTAGACAGGAACAGTTCCCTTAGAAAGATGCTAGATGAATTTTTATACAAAAGGGAGATGCTCAAAATGGATTTTGTAAAGTCAATTCCAGAATTTTCGAAAAAGGAATTTCTTTTTAATGTGAAAAGTGTTCTGAAGAATAAGGAGGTTTATAAGTATAGGATTTACTGTAATCTGTATAAAAAAATACAGGGGATAATAATCACCCACCCTGTGAATATCAATTCAAAAGAGCTGCATGAACTCAGGATAAAGCTAAAAAAAATAAGGTATATATTGGAGGCTCTATCTGTAGAAAACAAGGAGTATAGGGATTTTATACCTTTCTTAAAGAAATATCAAGACTGTTTGGGGGAGATACACGACATAGATGTCTGGTTAGATATTCTAAGTGAGAAGATGTCAGAATTTGGAAATTTGAGATCATTTTTTAGAAAAAGAAGGCATCAAAAGATTATTGAATTCAGAGAGGCTCTTCATGAGATCCCCTATCTTCTTGGGAAGATCCTGGGTGTAGCGGCAAGTGACGTGGCAGTGGAATTTGAAAATAGTCAGTACATAAAGTCTATGGGATATTCACAGGAGGCAAAGCTTTCCATGGCTGAAAAACTTGCAGTGGGATTATCCCCGGACCCAGAGCATATAAAGAGGATAAGTGAAAAATCTATAAAGATATTTAACGAGGTAAAAGAGGTCATGGACCTAAATGAAAAAGATATTTTCTTTTTAAAAGCCGGAGCTCTTCTTCATGATATAGGCTACTCGATTTCGGATAAGAAGCATAATTATCACTCCTATGAGATTATATCTACGAGCAGGTATCTGCCATTTTCTTTGGAGGAAAGGATTGTGATATCTATGATTGCAAAAAATCACAGGGGTAAATTTGGTCTGGTAAATGAATTAGATGGATCCCTTCCGCCTAAGGAGGTAAGTAGGATAATCAAGCTGTCTGGGATAGTAAAGGCCGCTGACGGTATGGAGTTTGAAAGCTTGGAGTACGTAAAAGATTTTGAGATAAAGGTTTGCGATGGAGAACTTGTTTTTGAGTTGGGGGATATTTCTACAGCTCTCACCAATAGATTTTCTAAAAAATGCGCTCTCTTAAAAGAGGCTTTTAAAAAAGATTTTGCAAAAATAAAAATAATGTAG